In Oryza sativa Japonica Group chromosome 11, ASM3414082v1, the following are encoded in one genomic region:
- the LOC107276402 gene encoding protein ENHANCED PSEUDOMONAS SUSCEPTIBILITY 1, translating to MPSSTVRVVSTRTVKPPPRPRERIPLTSWDVAMLSANYIQKGLLFAPPHSSSTALLSTTAHVVEHLAAALAATLRAYYPVAGRFVTEKRPGGGGCSVSIDCDGQGVEIVHAVAGGVSVADVVPPDADVPCGLVHSFFPLRDAVNYDGHHLPLFVVQVTELDDGVFVGFAYNHALSDGTAFWDMVNAWAEIARARLTTAAPPPPTSRPPPLLKRWSPEEDDDATVVLPYADVSELIERLDTPPLRERMVHFSPESLAALKERARQELLDAGDTAGAAAITKFQALTSLLWRCITRARCSSPDQETVCRVAINNRGRLRPPLPREYFGNSVYAIGTEASPVRASELVQERGHGWAAAAVGRAVAAHTDAGIRARVAAWGARPTVYTARCFDASGVMVGSSPRFDMYGCDFGWGKAVAARSGKANKSDGKASLYPARDGGGGVDAEVVLAPEHMAALELDGEFWAAVTPDHVLRACSSTKA from the coding sequence ATGCCGTCGTCGACGGTGCGCGTGGTGTCGACGCGCACGGTGAAGCCACCGCCTCGGCCGCGGGAGCGCATCCCGCTCACCTCGTGGGACGTCGCCATGCTCTCCGCCAACTACATCCAGAAGGGCctcctcttcgcgccgccgcattcctcctccaccgcgctgctctccaccaccgcccacgtcgtcgaacacctcgccgccgccctcgccgccacgctccGCGCCTACtaccccgtcgccggccgcttCGTCACCGAGAagcgccccggcggcggcggctgctccgtCTCCATCGATTGTGATGGACAGGGCGTCGAGAtcgtccacgccgtcgccggcggcgtctcgGTCGCCGACGTCGTCCCTCCCGACGCCGACGTCCCGTGCGGTCTTGTCCACTCCTTCTTCCCGCTCCGGGACGCCGTCAACTACGACGGCCACCACCTCCCGCTCTTCGTCGTCCAGGTCACCGAGCTCGACGACGGGGTGTTCGTCGGCTTCGCCTACAACCACGCGCTCTCCGACGGCACGGCGTTCTGGGACATGGTCAATGCGTGGGCCGAGATAGCGCGCGCCAGGctcacgacggcggcgccgccgccgccgacgtcgcgccCACCACCGTTGCTCAAGCGGTGGTCgcccgaggaggacgacgacgccacCGTCGTGCTGCCGTACGCCGACGTGTCCGAGCTGATCGAGCGGCTCGacacgccgccgctgcgcgaGCGGATGGTCCACTTCTCACCGGAGTCCCTGGCGGCGCTCAAGGAGCGCGCGCGCCAGGAGCTCCTGGACGCCGGGGacacggcgggcgcggcggccatCACCAAGTTCCAGGCGCTAACCTCGCTGCTATGGCGGTGCATCACGCGCGCCAGGTGTTCGTCGCCGGACCAGGAGACGGTGTGCCGCGTGGCCATCAACAACCGCGGGCgcctccgcccgccgctgccgaggGAGTACTTCGGGAACAGCGTGTACGCCATCGGCACGGAGGCGTCGCCGGTGCGCGCGTCGGAGCTCGTGCAGGAGCGCGGGCacgggtgggcggcggcggcggtggggcgcgCCGTGGCGGCGCACACGGACGCGGGCATCCGGgcgcgcgtggcggcgtggGGGGCGAGGCCGACGGTGTACACGGCGAGGTGCTTCGACGCGTCGGGGGTGATGGTGGGGAGCTCGCCGCGGTTCGACATGTACGGGTGCGACTTCGGGTGggggaaggcggtggcggcgcggagcgGGAAGGCGAACAAGTCCGACGGGAAGGCGTCGCTGTACCCGGCGcgggacggcggaggcggcgtcgacGCGGAGGTGGTGCTGGCGCCGGAGCACATGGCGGCGctggagctcgacggcgagTTCTGGGCCGCCGTCACGCCGGACCACGTGCTGCGTGCGTGCTCGTCAACAAAAGCTTGA
- the LOC4350180 gene encoding 21.9 kDa heat shock protein precursor gives MAAVAEREVLGMVAAVAAMVVMMAPPAAALVPYGYGYMLDDPFRVLEQSPLRPAGGVAAAAAAGEPAAVALARCDWKETPEAHVVTVDVPGVRRGDVRVEVDEASRVLRVSGERRRAGAAEEEEGERDGVRWHRAERAAGRFWRRFRMPPGADVGRVAARLDDGVLTVTVPKVPGHRGREPRVVAIDGAGAGDMEAEVVKASKAEM, from the coding sequence atggcggcggtggcggaacGGGAGGTTCTTGGAATGGTTGCAGCGGTGGCGGCCATGGTGGTGATgatggcgccgccggccgccgcgctggTGCCGTACGGCTACGGCTACATGCTCGACGACCCGTTCCGGGTTCTGGAGCAGTCGCCGCTGAGGCCGGCGGgaggtgtcgccgccgccgccgccgccggcgagccggcggccGTGGCGCTGGCGAGGTGCGACTGGAAGGAGACGCCGGAGGCGCACGTGGTGACGGTGGACGTGCCCGGggtgcggcgcggcgacgtGCGCGTGGAGGTGGACGaggccagccgcgtgctccgggtgtccggcgagcggcgtcgcgccggcgccgccgaggaggaggagggggagcgcgACGGCGTGCGGTGGCACCGCGCCGAGCGCGCGGCGGGGAGGTTCTGGAGGCGGTTCAGGATGCCGCCCGGCGCCGACGTGGGGCGCGTCGCGGCGAGGCTCGACGACGGCGTGCTCACCGTCACCGTGCCCAAGGTGCCCGGCCaccgcgggcgggagccgcgcgtcgtcgccatcgacggcgccggcgccggcgacatggaggcggaggtggtgaAGGCGTCCAAGGCCGAGATGTGA